The proteins below come from a single Chitinophaga pinensis DSM 2588 genomic window:
- a CDS encoding MBL fold metallo-hydrolase, producing the protein MSLQITSLNSGSNGNCYYIGNATEAVLIDAGISCRETERRMKRLGLKMDIVKAIFISHEHSDHIRGLEVLSKKYSLPVYITEKTMLHGGLNLHADNVKVFDEATPVIIGTLTVHAFSKAHDAIEPHSFMITADEICIGVFTDIGVPCSNLIRHFKQCHAAFLEANYDEKMLEQGRYPFFLKKRIRGGKGHLSNTQALEVFKAHKPAYMTHLLLSHLSRDNNNPELVLELFRPHAGRTEVIVASRDVETAVYHISAIPQVIVPQVQYVQGQLAF; encoded by the coding sequence ATGTCACTGCAAATTACGTCACTCAACTCCGGCAGCAACGGAAACTGTTATTATATCGGAAACGCCACAGAAGCCGTTCTGATAGATGCGGGTATCTCCTGCCGGGAAACGGAGAGACGGATGAAAAGGCTGGGATTGAAGATGGATATAGTAAAAGCCATCTTTATTTCGCACGAACATTCCGATCACATCCGCGGACTGGAAGTATTATCTAAAAAATACAGTCTCCCGGTCTATATCACCGAGAAAACCATGCTGCACGGTGGCCTGAACCTCCATGCAGATAACGTAAAGGTCTTTGATGAAGCAACGCCCGTAATCATCGGTACATTGACGGTACATGCATTCTCTAAAGCGCATGACGCTATAGAACCACATAGTTTCATGATCACAGCAGATGAAATATGTATCGGTGTGTTTACAGACATTGGTGTGCCCTGTAGTAACCTGATCAGGCATTTTAAACAATGTCATGCGGCATTCCTGGAAGCCAACTATGACGAAAAGATGCTGGAACAGGGACGGTACCCGTTTTTCCTGAAGAAGCGCATCCGGGGAGGGAAAGGTCATCTTTCTAATACACAGGCGCTGGAAGTCTTTAAAGCGCATAAGCCGGCATATATGACACACCTCCTGTTATCCCATCTTTCCAGGGATAATAATAACCCCGAACTGGTGCTGGAGCTTTTCCGTCCGCACGCAGGCAGAACCGAAGTCATCGTCGCTTCCCGCGACGTTGAAACAGCTGTATACCACATCAGCGCCATTCCACAGGTCATTGTCCCCCAGGTACAATACGTACAGGGACAACTCGCATTCTAA
- a CDS encoding acetyl-CoA hydrolase/transferase family protein has translation MSDISYITAAEAVKCVESGNRVFIHGSAATPVHLLRALQNRHADLSDVELVSITTLGDVDFDNPLYRKSFYVNSLFVSAANRSVVNSDDGDYVPIFLSQIPQLFRDNILPPDVAIVQVSPPDAHGYCSLGTSVDIARAAIDVAKYVIAQVNPMMPRTHGEAFIHFSRFHAAVWQKAALPEVDYSQQATAVTEQIGRNIAELVEDGATLQLGIGNIPDQVLKNLTQHKNLGLHTEMLSDGVIPLIENGVINNSLKKLNRGRSVTAFMAGTRKLYDFVNDNPALRVMDISYVNDTSIIRQNPKVTAINSAIEIDLTGQVCADSIGTYQYSGIGGQMDFMRGASLSEGGKPIIALPSVTSKGISRITPFLKEGAGVVTTRGHMHWVITEYGRTNLFGKSLKQRAKALIEIAHPDHREALEKAYFDRFVKKVSVLG, from the coding sequence ATGTCTGACATTTCATATATCACCGCGGCGGAAGCCGTAAAGTGCGTTGAGTCTGGTAATCGTGTATTTATTCATGGTAGCGCAGCTACACCCGTTCACCTGCTCAGGGCATTACAGAACAGGCACGCCGACCTCAGTGATGTAGAACTCGTCAGCATCACCACACTGGGAGATGTTGACTTCGACAACCCGCTATACCGTAAAAGTTTTTATGTCAATTCATTGTTTGTTTCCGCCGCCAACCGCTCCGTCGTAAACAGTGACGACGGCGACTATGTACCCATCTTCCTCAGTCAGATACCACAGCTGTTCAGAGATAATATCTTACCACCGGATGTGGCTATCGTACAGGTATCCCCTCCCGATGCGCACGGATACTGTTCCCTTGGTACTTCTGTGGATATTGCCAGAGCAGCGATCGACGTCGCTAAATATGTGATTGCACAGGTCAATCCCATGATGCCGCGTACACATGGCGAAGCCTTCATACACTTCTCCCGCTTTCATGCGGCGGTATGGCAAAAAGCCGCATTGCCGGAAGTAGATTACTCTCAGCAAGCCACAGCAGTAACAGAACAGATCGGCCGTAATATCGCCGAACTGGTGGAAGATGGGGCGACATTGCAATTAGGTATCGGTAATATTCCTGACCAGGTGCTGAAGAACCTCACGCAACACAAGAACCTGGGACTACACACCGAGATGTTGTCAGATGGGGTGATTCCGCTGATTGAAAATGGCGTGATCAATAACAGTCTGAAAAAACTGAACAGGGGCAGATCAGTGACCGCATTTATGGCGGGCACACGAAAATTATACGACTTCGTCAATGACAATCCTGCCCTTAGGGTCATGGATATCAGCTATGTGAATGATACGAGCATTATCCGTCAGAATCCTAAAGTGACGGCTATAAATAGTGCGATCGAAATAGACCTGACCGGCCAGGTATGCGCGGATTCTATTGGTACTTATCAGTATTCCGGTATCGGCGGACAAATGGACTTTATGCGGGGCGCTTCCCTCTCAGAGGGTGGTAAACCCATCATCGCATTGCCGTCCGTAACCAGTAAAGGCATCTCCCGCATTACCCCCTTCCTGAAAGAAGGCGCAGGTGTAGTGACGACCCGTGGACATATGCACTGGGTGATCACCGAATACGGCAGAACCAATCTGTTTGGGAAAAGTCTTAAACAACGTGCAAAAGCACTGATAGAGATCGCCCACCCAGACCACCGGGAGGCGCTGGAAAAAGCATATTTCGATCGCTTCGTAAAGAAAGTTTCAGTTTTAGGTTGA
- a CDS encoding family 20 glycosylhydrolase, whose amino-acid sequence MFKPFRLMGAVLFSVLLSISVARAQEADPARYAIVPYPQQLVPAAGDFVITSKTRLVLPSDKTFFSKEAAQLQALIRQGLGQALPVAAKAGNGTIVLKQDTQLAGEEDYTLAVTPQQVTIAAKTPTGMFRAVQTLRQLMPVAIEGVKNAKLAKMAIPAVKITDHPVYGWRGMHLDVSRHFFSVDYLKKFIDLLALYKMNKFHIHLTDDQGWRIEIKKYPLLTEQGAWREFNNQDSVCMEKAKTNPDMAIDQSHIIRKNGKTLYGGFYTQAQMKEVIAYAAARHIDMIPEIDMPGHMMAAIKAYPYLSCEGGSTWGPLFTTPICPCNEKTFEFAENVYSEIFALFPSEYVHLGADEVEKSSWAKSPLCEGVMKANNLKTVEELQSYFVKRMEKFFNSKGKKLIGWDEILEGGISETAILMYWRSWVPDAPVKAAKNGNKVIMTPGNPLYFDGIPDRNSISNVYHFDPVPKGLTADEAAHIIGAQANTWTEWIPSEKRADFMIFPRMTALAEVLWTHRQDYDNYLLRLHQQYKRLDQLKVHYRMPDLDGFTDDNVLVGKTVLKLQKPAPDISIRYTTDGTAPTMSSPELPEAFIVPGPGTIKLASFSPSGSSSDIYTLNYRKQSFFPPVNVEGLQSGLQVQYFGSSYKGVTKLPDTADSIVHVSNAIIPEGMGKGGKAFGAKLVGYIEVPETAIYSFFLTADDGANLYIEGDKVVDNDGWHAPVQKSGQVALQKGLHPFELKFVEGGGGYTLKLEYRVNGGKIQAVPDSWFKRK is encoded by the coding sequence ATGTTTAAACCATTCAGGCTTATGGGTGCGGTCTTATTCAGCGTATTGCTGAGTATATCTGTAGCCCGTGCGCAGGAGGCGGACCCTGCACGTTATGCAATTGTCCCTTACCCTCAGCAACTGGTGCCCGCTGCAGGCGACTTTGTGATTACTTCAAAGACCAGACTGGTATTACCTTCCGACAAAACATTTTTCAGCAAGGAAGCCGCTCAGTTACAGGCACTGATCAGACAGGGGCTCGGACAGGCGTTACCTGTTGCCGCAAAAGCAGGCAATGGTACCATCGTGCTGAAACAGGACACTCAGCTGGCAGGAGAAGAAGATTATACATTAGCGGTAACGCCACAGCAGGTGACCATCGCCGCGAAAACACCGACAGGTATGTTCCGTGCGGTGCAGACGCTACGTCAGCTGATGCCTGTCGCTATTGAAGGGGTGAAAAACGCAAAGCTGGCGAAGATGGCGATACCTGCAGTAAAGATCACAGATCATCCTGTATACGGATGGCGTGGTATGCACCTGGATGTGTCCAGACATTTTTTCTCTGTAGATTATCTGAAAAAGTTCATCGACCTGCTCGCCCTGTACAAAATGAACAAGTTTCATATTCATCTTACGGATGACCAGGGCTGGCGTATCGAGATTAAAAAATATCCTTTACTGACAGAACAGGGCGCCTGGAGAGAATTTAATAACCAGGACTCTGTATGTATGGAAAAGGCGAAGACCAATCCGGATATGGCGATTGATCAATCCCATATCATCCGGAAAAATGGCAAAACGTTGTATGGCGGTTTCTATACCCAGGCACAGATGAAAGAGGTGATCGCCTATGCAGCGGCACGTCACATCGATATGATCCCTGAGATCGATATGCCGGGTCATATGATGGCGGCTATCAAAGCATACCCTTATCTGAGCTGCGAAGGCGGTTCTACCTGGGGGCCATTATTTACCACACCGATCTGCCCATGTAATGAGAAGACTTTTGAATTTGCAGAGAATGTTTATTCAGAGATCTTCGCTTTATTCCCTTCTGAATACGTTCACCTGGGCGCTGATGAAGTAGAAAAAAGCAGTTGGGCAAAATCTCCGCTTTGTGAAGGTGTGATGAAGGCTAATAACCTGAAGACTGTTGAAGAACTGCAAAGCTATTTTGTCAAGAGAATGGAGAAATTTTTCAATTCAAAAGGCAAAAAGCTGATCGGCTGGGATGAGATCCTGGAAGGTGGTATCAGTGAAACCGCTATACTTATGTACTGGCGTAGCTGGGTACCTGATGCGCCTGTAAAGGCAGCGAAAAACGGGAACAAGGTGATTATGACACCAGGTAATCCATTGTATTTCGATGGTATTCCTGACCGCAATTCCATCTCTAATGTATATCACTTCGACCCGGTACCAAAAGGACTGACAGCAGATGAAGCAGCGCATATCATCGGTGCACAGGCAAATACCTGGACGGAATGGATTCCTTCTGAAAAACGTGCCGACTTTATGATCTTCCCTCGTATGACTGCACTGGCAGAAGTACTCTGGACACATCGTCAGGATTACGATAACTATCTGTTGCGTCTGCATCAACAATACAAGCGCCTGGATCAGCTGAAGGTGCATTACCGTATGCCTGACCTGGATGGTTTTACGGATGATAACGTACTGGTAGGTAAAACGGTATTGAAATTACAAAAGCCGGCTCCGGATATCAGTATCCGTTATACGACGGATGGAACCGCGCCGACGATGTCTTCACCTGAATTACCGGAAGCGTTTATCGTACCGGGGCCGGGTACCATTAAACTGGCTTCTTTCAGTCCGTCCGGCAGCAGCAGCGATATTTATACGCTGAACTACCGTAAGCAGTCTTTCTTCCCTCCGGTGAATGTGGAGGGTTTACAGAGCGGCTTACAGGTACAGTATTTTGGTAGCTCCTATAAAGGCGTCACCAAACTGCCTGATACTGCAGACAGCATCGTTCATGTCAGCAATGCGATCATTCCGGAAGGAATGGGTAAAGGCGGTAAAGCTTTTGGTGCGAAACTGGTAGGGTATATTGAAGTGCCTGAAACAGCGATTTACAGCTTCTTCCTGACAGCAGACGATGGTGCAAACCTCTATATCGAAGGAGATAAAGTAGTAGATAATGACGGCTGGCACGCGCCTGTACAGAAGAGCGGACAGGTAGCCTTGCAGAAAGGGTTGCATCCGTTTGAACTGAAGTTTGTAGAAGGTGGCGGCGGATACACGTTGAAACTCGAATACAGGGTGAATGGTGGTAAAATCCAGGCAGTGCCGGATAGCTGGTTCAAGAGAAAATAA
- a CDS encoding DsbA family oxidoreductase, with protein MSTANKMKVEIWSDIMCPWCYIGKRRFEAAMEQFPDAGSVEIEWHSFQLDPTIESGHGDNLYTYLSKRKGIPYEQAEQMNNQVTGLAATLGLTYNMEQAVVANSFDAHRLIQLAKKHQLGDAAEERLFKAYFTEGKDFSNPDTLVALGKEIGLEESVLKNLVGSQSFTTEVRRDIDEAETLGIRGVPFFVFDRKYGVSGAQASETFLEVLTKSVGEWKSTQPSDLEIIEGQTCGPDGDC; from the coding sequence ATGAGCACAGCGAATAAAATGAAAGTAGAGATCTGGTCAGATATCATGTGTCCCTGGTGCTACATCGGCAAACGCCGGTTTGAAGCCGCTATGGAACAATTTCCTGACGCCGGATCTGTAGAAATAGAATGGCACAGTTTCCAGCTGGATCCTACCATCGAGTCAGGACACGGCGACAACCTGTATACCTACCTGTCCAAAAGAAAGGGCATCCCTTACGAACAGGCAGAACAGATGAATAACCAGGTAACAGGATTAGCAGCGACCCTCGGACTGACTTACAATATGGAACAGGCGGTTGTAGCCAACTCCTTTGACGCCCACAGGCTGATACAGCTGGCTAAAAAACACCAGTTGGGCGATGCTGCCGAAGAAAGATTATTTAAGGCTTATTTCACCGAAGGAAAGGATTTCAGTAATCCGGATACCCTGGTGGCCCTGGGTAAGGAAATCGGTCTGGAAGAAAGCGTATTAAAAAACCTGGTTGGTAGTCAGTCATTTACAACGGAAGTACGTCGTGATATCGATGAAGCAGAAACACTGGGTATCAGAGGCGTTCCTTTCTTCGTTTTTGACAGGAAATATGGTGTTTCCGGCGCACAGGCCTCCGAAACCTTCCTGGAAGTGCTGACGAAATCTGTAGGTGAATGGAAAAGTACGCAGCCTTCAGATCTGGAGATCATAGAAGGTCAAACCTGCGGACCAGACGGAGATTGCTAG
- a CDS encoding pseudouridine synthase — MSVSGHRYFAINKPYNMVSQFISPDKVRLLGDLDFDFPEGTHAVGRLDNNSEGLLLLTTNKRVTRLLFESEQPHKRAYLVMVKNIVTQETIEKLRNGVTIRIKGGVDWVTTPCEAEIVEKPAYIAPREHHPVKEFLPHSWLLITLTEGKFHQVRKMTSAIHHHCDRLIRVSIEDMELGDLPPGGVREIEEETFFRLLKIENWQPEASILPQE, encoded by the coding sequence ATGAGTGTAAGCGGACATCGTTATTTTGCTATTAACAAACCGTATAATATGGTTTCCCAGTTTATCAGCCCTGATAAGGTCCGGTTACTGGGGGACCTCGATTTTGACTTTCCGGAAGGTACACATGCCGTGGGCAGGCTGGATAATAATTCAGAGGGGTTACTCCTGCTGACGACCAATAAAAGGGTGACCCGCCTGCTTTTTGAAAGTGAACAACCCCATAAAAGAGCTTACCTGGTGATGGTGAAAAATATTGTCACCCAGGAGACGATTGAAAAGTTAAGAAATGGCGTTACCATCCGGATCAAAGGAGGTGTAGACTGGGTCACTACGCCCTGTGAAGCGGAGATCGTTGAGAAACCCGCTTATATTGCGCCACGCGAACATCACCCCGTTAAGGAATTTCTGCCTCATTCCTGGCTGCTGATCACTCTTACAGAAGGAAAATTCCACCAGGTCCGTAAGATGACCTCGGCTATCCATCACCATTGCGATCGTCTGATCCGCGTATCCATAGAAGATATGGAGCTGGGCGACCTGCCTCCAGGAGGGGTGCGGGAAATAGAAGAAGAAACCTTCTTCCGCCTGCTGAAAATAGAGAACTGGCAACCGGAAGCGTCAATATTACCGCAGGAATGA
- a CDS encoding RagB/SusD family nutrient uptake outer membrane protein, with product MRKNILPALLLSLLTGISACSLEEVNPSGFTIESVAASSVDGYRNLVNNCYFGMERQLYGYNQWMMFCEAGTDIWTYQKNGVSWSQFFKYNAGAASNLTVGNGVWNSCYDGIGSCNTAIRYAAIAPFTTEEERNKVVAEAYFLRAMYYYNLVEQFGGVTLTTVPAATVDLHPVRTSALDTYKQLIIPDLEFAVKWLPVDNGTTKPSKKAALGFLARACLQTVEYDETRAMASKALETAKLLIDDCESGGSKYNTYLYPTFDDVFLETNNYTNKESLWSHRFVVGGVSNNAWNMNMNNELFYCVVTDFGAMQQVGTDYTTWGHRSGGQFMPSAYLLGLFVQPDGSLDPRYHKSFQTSWTVNKPTYSWTDAALKIFDRSNDISTGTTLNTGDPGIAFIHPNDPDYSARVATKLSQPYLVVDYADVYDAGTKSVKMQYNRVNRPLDGGGTTTTNPFFSFYPSLTKHNSSNYYVNNPNNNRYGNLNATFIMRMSEVYLIAAEAELYAGGGNALQYINRIRTRAGAVPLGSVNIQAILDERARELCGEYVRFYDLKRTKKLNKAYLLSTNPDVGQYFIDNQHEVRPIPSAFLNTLQEGGSYYQNPNY from the coding sequence ATGAGAAAGAATATATTACCTGCTTTACTACTTAGTTTGCTGACAGGCATCAGCGCCTGCTCACTGGAAGAAGTCAATCCGTCCGGATTCACCATTGAATCGGTCGCCGCTTCTTCTGTCGATGGCTACAGAAACCTTGTTAATAATTGCTATTTCGGCATGGAACGCCAGTTATACGGCTATAACCAATGGATGATGTTCTGCGAAGCAGGCACCGATATCTGGACCTATCAGAAGAATGGCGTTTCCTGGTCGCAGTTCTTTAAATACAATGCCGGCGCCGCTTCCAATCTCACAGTCGGCAATGGTGTCTGGAACTCCTGTTACGATGGTATCGGTTCCTGTAATACCGCTATCAGATATGCAGCAATCGCGCCCTTCACAACCGAAGAAGAAAGAAACAAAGTAGTAGCAGAAGCCTATTTCCTCCGCGCCATGTATTACTACAACCTGGTAGAGCAATTCGGCGGCGTTACCTTAACAACCGTTCCTGCAGCTACGGTTGATCTGCATCCTGTCAGAACCTCCGCACTCGATACCTATAAACAACTGATCATTCCTGACCTGGAATTTGCTGTTAAATGGTTACCTGTTGATAATGGCACTACCAAACCGTCTAAGAAGGCTGCCCTGGGTTTCCTGGCCCGTGCCTGCCTCCAGACAGTCGAATACGACGAGACTAGGGCAATGGCGTCTAAAGCACTGGAAACAGCTAAATTGCTGATCGATGATTGCGAAAGTGGTGGCAGTAAATACAACACCTACCTCTATCCCACCTTCGACGACGTATTTCTGGAAACCAATAACTACACAAACAAAGAGTCCTTGTGGTCACACCGTTTTGTCGTGGGAGGCGTCAGCAATAATGCCTGGAACATGAATATGAACAATGAACTGTTCTATTGTGTAGTCACCGACTTTGGCGCAATGCAACAGGTAGGGACAGATTATACAACCTGGGGACATCGTTCCGGCGGACAATTCATGCCCAGCGCCTATCTCCTTGGCTTGTTTGTACAACCGGACGGCTCACTGGATCCCCGTTATCATAAATCCTTCCAGACCTCCTGGACGGTCAACAAGCCGACTTATAGCTGGACAGACGCTGCACTAAAAATATTTGACCGGAGTAATGATATCAGCACGGGTACAACCCTCAATACAGGAGATCCCGGTATCGCATTCATCCATCCCAATGATCCGGACTATAGCGCCCGCGTAGCAACGAAGTTGTCGCAGCCCTATCTCGTCGTTGACTATGCCGATGTATACGATGCCGGTACAAAATCCGTGAAGATGCAATATAACCGGGTAAACAGACCACTCGATGGCGGAGGTACCACTACCACCAATCCCTTCTTCAGTTTCTACCCTTCACTCACCAAACATAACAGCAGCAACTACTACGTTAATAATCCAAACAACAACCGCTATGGTAATCTGAATGCCACCTTTATAATGCGCATGTCGGAAGTCTACCTGATCGCGGCAGAAGCCGAATTGTATGCTGGCGGTGGGAATGCCCTGCAATACATCAACAGGATCAGAACAAGGGCAGGCGCCGTTCCGCTGGGAAGTGTAAACATACAAGCCATCCTCGATGAAAGAGCACGGGAACTCTGCGGAGAATATGTACGTTTCTATGATCTTAAACGTACGAAGAAGCTGAACAAAGCGTATCTCCTGTCAACAAATCCTGACGTCGGACAGTATTTCATCGACAATCAACATGAAGTACGTCCTATTCCGTCTGCATTCCTGAATACTTTACAGGAAGGAGGCAGCTATTATCAGAACCCGAATTATTAA
- a CDS encoding glycoside hydrolase family 127 protein: MKLCFVILSLTGISTMVQGQLKRDYPIQPVAFTQVQVTDNFWAPKIRVNADITIPYTLEQCQKTGRIDNFKRAAHTLPGDKMTEYTFDDTDVYKVIEGASYSLQMKKDPALEKYLDTLIDIIGAAQEKDGYLYTFRTVNAAQPHAWIGSRRWEEEEDLSHELYNSGHLFEAAVAHYQATGKRNLLDIAVKNADLLVQTFGFGKEERFPGHQIVETGLTKMYRVTGNKSYLDLAKFFLDVRGPGKKHSGEYNQSYKKVVDQHEAVGHAVRATYMYTGMADVAALTGDRQYLHAIDDIWHDVVEKKLYITGGIGATGNGEAFGKPYDLPNMSAYAETCAAIANVYWNSRMFLLHGDAKYIDILERTLYNGLLSGVSLSGDRFFYPNPLMSMGQHQRSAWFGCACCISNMTRFLPSMPGYVYAQNKNDLYVNLFAGNTANITLPAGKVQLVQQTNYPWDGKVAITVNPAKTTPFTLHIRIPEWANDKPVPGNLYFDADSSAQQALVILLNGKPLSYKTEKGYAVLQRSWKAGDKISFEFPMQVQKVLASTSVTSDKDRFALQRGPLMYCLEGPDNKDAAVQNIVVDKNAVVNAVYKPSMLNGVTVLEMQGTAASRQLNTDQLISTTQMVTAIPYYTWANRGPSEMTVWIPYEASAARPKPAPTIASKSKVSASTPNKRMYLALNDQYQPLNSQDNNSMYLHWWPKHNTLEWVQYDFDQEYTVSGSEVYWYDDSPFGGCRIPASWRILYKQGDQWIPVKNTTPYSVQKDKYDSVQFEPVKTSALKLEIQLPVENAAGIHEWIVK, from the coding sequence ATGAAATTATGCTTCGTTATTCTTTCACTGACAGGCATCAGTACAATGGTACAGGGACAGCTGAAAAGAGATTATCCCATTCAGCCGGTTGCGTTTACTCAGGTACAGGTAACAGATAACTTCTGGGCGCCAAAAATAAGAGTAAATGCGGACATAACAATACCCTATACGTTGGAACAATGTCAGAAAACCGGCAGGATTGATAATTTCAAACGTGCGGCACATACCCTGCCGGGTGATAAAATGACAGAGTATACGTTCGATGATACCGACGTCTATAAAGTAATAGAAGGCGCCTCGTATAGTCTCCAGATGAAAAAAGATCCTGCACTGGAAAAATACCTGGATACACTGATCGATATTATCGGCGCCGCACAGGAGAAAGATGGCTATCTCTACACCTTCCGGACCGTCAACGCCGCACAACCGCACGCATGGATAGGATCCCGCAGATGGGAGGAAGAAGAAGATCTCAGTCATGAGCTATATAACTCCGGACATCTCTTTGAGGCCGCCGTCGCCCATTACCAGGCTACCGGCAAACGCAACCTGCTGGATATCGCTGTTAAAAACGCAGACCTGCTGGTGCAGACATTCGGTTTTGGTAAAGAAGAACGATTCCCTGGTCACCAGATCGTTGAAACGGGTCTGACTAAAATGTACCGTGTTACCGGTAATAAATCCTACCTCGACCTTGCGAAGTTCTTTCTCGATGTACGCGGTCCGGGTAAAAAACATAGCGGTGAATATAATCAGTCTTATAAAAAAGTAGTAGACCAGCACGAAGCTGTCGGACATGCAGTAAGAGCCACCTACATGTACACCGGCATGGCAGATGTAGCCGCCCTGACCGGCGATCGGCAATACCTCCATGCAATAGACGATATCTGGCACGATGTGGTAGAAAAGAAATTGTACATCACAGGAGGTATCGGCGCTACCGGTAATGGAGAAGCTTTCGGGAAACCATATGACCTGCCGAATATGTCTGCTTATGCAGAAACCTGCGCGGCTATCGCCAACGTATACTGGAACAGCAGGATGTTTCTCCTTCATGGCGATGCGAAATACATCGACATTCTGGAGCGTACACTGTACAATGGACTCCTGTCAGGTGTATCGCTCAGCGGAGACAGGTTCTTTTACCCCAACCCGCTGATGTCCATGGGCCAGCATCAGCGTAGCGCCTGGTTTGGTTGCGCCTGTTGTATATCCAATATGACACGCTTCCTACCCTCCATGCCGGGATATGTATATGCGCAGAATAAAAACGATCTCTACGTCAATCTGTTTGCAGGCAATACAGCCAATATAACGCTCCCCGCCGGCAAAGTACAGCTGGTACAGCAAACCAACTATCCCTGGGATGGTAAAGTAGCCATCACTGTCAATCCGGCTAAAACAACACCTTTCACCCTGCACATCCGCATACCTGAATGGGCCAATGACAAACCTGTTCCCGGCAATCTCTATTTCGATGCAGACAGCAGCGCACAGCAGGCGCTGGTCATTCTCCTGAATGGCAAACCACTCTCCTATAAAACAGAAAAAGGATACGCCGTACTGCAACGTAGCTGGAAAGCCGGCGATAAGATCAGTTTTGAATTCCCCATGCAGGTACAGAAAGTACTGGCCAGTACATCTGTAACCAGTGACAAAGACCGCTTCGCCTTACAACGCGGTCCGCTTATGTATTGTCTGGAAGGCCCGGACAACAAAGACGCCGCCGTACAGAATATCGTAGTGGATAAAAATGCTGTTGTCAATGCCGTTTATAAACCCAGCATGCTGAACGGCGTAACCGTACTGGAAATGCAGGGTACTGCTGCCAGCAGACAACTAAACACCGATCAGCTGATCAGTACCACACAGATGGTCACCGCCATTCCCTATTACACATGGGCGAACCGCGGCCCTTCAGAAATGACCGTATGGATTCCTTATGAAGCTTCCGCCGCCAGACCAAAACCCGCTCCGACCATCGCCTCCAAAAGTAAAGTAAGCGCCTCTACGCCCAATAAAAGGATGTACCTCGCACTAAACGACCAGTACCAGCCGCTGAACTCGCAGGATAACAATTCCATGTACCTGCACTGGTGGCCGAAACACAATACACTGGAATGGGTACAGTATGACTTTGACCAGGAATACACGGTGTCCGGTTCCGAAGTTTACTGGTATGACGACAGTCCGTTTGGTGGTTGCCGCATACCCGCCTCCTGGAGAATACTGTACAAACAAGGTGACCAATGGATCCCTGTAAAGAATACAACGCCTTATTCCGTACAGAAAGACAAATACGATAGCGTACAGTTTGAACCGGTAAAAACAAGCGCCTTAAAGCTGGAAATACAGCTTCCGGTAGAAAATGCTGCAGGTATTCATGAATGGATTGTAAAATAA
- a CDS encoding winged helix-turn-helix transcriptional regulator: MNRKTQTSEKSETCTEHLRAIHDTMDVLNGKWKIAIIGSLRFGKRRFMELQREVEGVGSKMLSKELRELEMNELVRRTVYDTKPVTVEYELTDYGKTLESIIDEMAKWGHSHRKRIMHPVNQLDLQDALSHL; this comes from the coding sequence ATGAACAGGAAAACACAGACATCAGAGAAGTCTGAAACTTGTACGGAGCATCTCCGTGCCATCCACGATACGATGGACGTGCTGAATGGTAAGTGGAAGATCGCTATTATCGGGTCTTTACGTTTTGGAAAACGCCGCTTTATGGAACTGCAGAGGGAAGTAGAGGGAGTGGGTTCTAAAATGCTCTCCAAGGAGTTGCGGGAGCTGGAAATGAATGAGCTGGTGAGAAGAACGGTTTACGATACCAAACCTGTCACTGTGGAGTATGAACTGACTGATTATGGTAAAACCCTGGAAAGCATCATTGACGAAATGGCGAAATGGGGTCATTCTCACCGTAAAAGGATTATGCATCCCGTAAATCAGTTAGACCTACAGGATGCACTAAGCCATCTTTAA